Proteins encoded within one genomic window of Paramisgurnus dabryanus chromosome 13, PD_genome_1.1, whole genome shotgun sequence:
- the flot1b gene encoding flotillin-1b, whose amino-acid sequence MFYTCGPNEAMVVSGCGRSPPLLIAGGRVFVLPCIQKIQRISLNTLTLNVKSDKVYTRHGVPISVTGIAQVKIQGQNKEMLAAACQMFMGKSETEISQIALETLEGHQRAIIAHLTVEEIYQDRKKFSEQVFKVASSDLVNMGIGVVSYTLKDVHDDQGYLVSLGKARTAQVQKDARIGEAQFKRDAVMREAHAMQEKVSAQYKNEIEMAKAQRDFELKKAAYDVEVNTKKAESEMAYQLQVAKTKQRIEEEKMQVQVVERTQQITLQEQEITRREKELEAKVRKPADAERYRVEKLAEAMRLQLIMEAEAEAESIRMRGEAEAFALEAKGRAEAEQMAKKAEAFKEYKEGAMVDMLLETLPLMAEEISKPLASVQKVTMVSSGGSEVGAAKLAGEVLDIMSRLPMTVEKLTGVKISQVPSTRMG is encoded by the exons GATATCTCTTAATACTCTCACTCTTAATGTGAAGAGTGATAAGGTCTACACCAGACATGGAGTACCTATCTCAGTGACAGGCATTGCCCAG GTGAAGATCCAGGGGCAAAATAAAGAAATGCTGGCCGCAGCTTGCCAGATGTTCATGGGGAAGTCCGAGACTGAGATCTCTCAGATTGCTTTGGAGACTCTTGAGGGACATCAGAGAGCCATTATCGCTCATCTGACTGTGGAG GAGATTTACCAGGACCGTAAAAAGTTTTCAGAGCAGGTATTTAAGGTCGCCTCCTCTGACCTGGTCAATATGGGGATCGGTGTTGTCAGCTACACACTCAAAGATGTTCATGATGATCAG GGTTATCTCGTCTCTCTGGGTAAAGCTCGTACCGCTCAGGTGCAAAAAGACGCTCGTATCGGAGAGGCTCAGTTTAAGAGAGATGCTGTTATGAGG gaGGCTCATGCAATGCAGGAGAAGGTCTCTGCTCAGTATAAGAATGAGATTGAGATGGCCAAAGCCCAGAGAGACTTTGAGCTCAAGAAGGCCGCCTATGACGTTGAGGTCAATACCAAGAAGGCGGAGTCTGAAATGGCCTATCAGCTTCAG GTGGCTAAGACAAAGCAGCGCATCGAGGAGGAAAAGATGCAGGTTCAGGTTGTGGAGCGCACACAGCAGATCACCCTGCAGGAGCAGGAGATCACCCGTAGGGAGAAAGAACTGGAAGCTAAGGTCAGAAAGCCAGCTGATGCTGAGAGATATCGTGTCGAGAAGCTCGCTGAGGCAATGAG ACTACAGTTGATCATGGAGGCAGAAGCTGAGGCCGAATCCATCAGA ATGAGGGGAGAGGCCGAGGCCTTCGCGTTGGAGGCGAAGGGTCGCGCTGAAGCagagcagatggccaaaaaggCAGAAGCTTTTAAAGAGTACAAAGAGGGAGCCATGGTGGACATGCTGCTTGAGACACTCCCACTG ATGGCAGAGGAGATCAGCAAGCCACTCGCTTCAGTCCAGAAGGTCACCATGGTGTCCAGTGGAGGGTCAGAAGTGGGTGCGGCTAAACTGGCTGGAGAGGTTCTGGATATTATGAGTCGCCTGCCGATGACGGTGGAAAAACTGACTGGAGTAAAAATTtcacag GTTCCCTCAACCCGCATGGGTTAA